The bacterium nucleotide sequence CGGGAAGAGCGGAAAGTGTCAAGTGGGCATCGTCTCCACCCGACGGTGTGAGTCTCGAACGAGTCAATTCCGGCACCGATGCCACAGCGAAGAATTTCAAACAATGCAATGCCGCAAGCCATTCGACTCCCGGCAGGGTCAATTCGGTCGTTGCCAAGATGCGCGATTGGGGATTCAACGAGGATGACTGCGAAATCTTCGTGCCGCCAAATTCGGAGACGCCGATTGAGATTCGCCTGGCGATTCGCAATTGCGGTCAGTCGATTCTTGAGAGGCAGGCGGGTACGATCGTTCATGATTTGGACTTCGACGGAGAGTACAGTATCGCGGATTCAGTGACGGAGTTTGAGATTGAAGCGCTTCTCCCGGACTCGGAGCTTATTGCAATAATCTCGTTCGCAGAAAAAAGGGGGCGGCATTCATACATCATTCGATTGCCCGATGACGACGACAACACCAATAACGAGGTTCGCTTCGAGTGTGTGATCGGCGCGTTTGCGCGGGAGATGTTGATCAGCGAGATCATGAATGTAAGTGCAGATTCGTCGGGTTGTGAGTGGATTGAGGCACAGAACGTCGTTGCGTACAGCATATCGCTCAAGGGCTGGTCACTGGAAATCGACGGCAGAGCAACGGCACTGGACAGTCTCGGCGAGGTTGAGCCGAAGAGAGAATCATACTGTGCGAGGACAGCGTTTGTTTTCGCGCAGGCTATTCCGGTACGGGTTGCCGGTTGATTCAGCCGGCGACGTGGCGTTCGCTTGGAAATACTCAAGGCGCAATTGCACTACGGATGCATCTTGGCGCGCTGTCGGATAGCGTCGAATATCGCGGCGCTATCGAAGCTGGTCGAAGCTGGGAGCGTGATTTCGACTCGACCGGCACGGCATTCGAGTCGCTGTTCTATCGGTCAACTGCGATTTGCAGAAGTACACCTTGCAACGACAATTCGGCTCGCCCGGTGCCGGTGGCGGTCGATATCGCGTTTGTGCCGGGGAGCTTGAGACTGGAATGCGACAGTGTGGGTGTAACGACCATTGCTGCCTCGTTTTGGCTGGTGAATTACGGATATCGCGAATCAGGTGCAGCAGCAGTGCATGTCTTTGATGATGCCGACCGCGATGGAGTCGGTTCGGCGAGTGAATGGATGCTTGACTATCAGGGTGAAGCATTAGCTGGTGGTGATTCGGCAGAGGTTACGCTTTCAATCTCGGCGAACACTGGGCGTCACAGAATCATCTTTCAACTCGATGATGACGAGGTACTGGCGAACAACATCGCGACTGGCGAGATCACTGTGGGCCCAATAACGCGCGAAGTTGTCATCACCGAGTTTCTCGCCGACCCAACGGGGGAATTGGAAAGCGAGTGGATTGAGATCCGCAATGTAGCAGCTTATCCAATCGATTTGAGCGGCTGGAAAGTCGGCGATTTGTCGCATCAGAATTTGATGGAGGCTGCACCGATTCTTGAGCCGGGAGAATATTGCGTTATCGCACAAGATAAGATTGCCTTCACCGGATACTATGGCAATTCCTGTCAACCGCTTTTCTGCAAGAGCTGGAGCAGTCTTAACAATGGCGGCGACTGCATAGTCCTGCGCGACGAATTCGGCACGATCTCCGACAGTGTGAGCTACTCAGGCGGTGCAGGGGAGAATCGATCGCTCGAGCTAAATGAAGCGGCAGTGCCGGGGCTTCCCCATTGGAATCCGTCGCGAAGCACGACCGGGTCGACGCCATGCGGAGCAAATTCGGTATTGCCGGCACCGGCGGCACACGACGCAGGATTCGTCGAGAATGGCATGACGATTCGCAAGGACTCTCTCGACGCAGAACTCATTCACTTCACAATCGATGTAGCGAACTACGGTTATCTGAAGCTCGAACGAACGTCGATTGACATCTTTGATGATAGAAATCACAACGGCGTGCCGGATGACGATGAACTCCTCACGACTGTCGAGACGGGATCGATTGAGTCCGGCGACACGACAACGGTCGCATTCTCGCTGCAAATTCCCACCGGGCGACACAGGCTAATATCTCGCCTTCCCGATGACGAAGCCGTTGACAACAACATGTGTCGGGTCGAGATCAGCACGGGTACGCTGCTACGCGAGATCATAGTCACGGAATTCCTCGCTGATCCGACCGGCGAATTGGAGAGCGAGTGGATCGAGATCAGAAATGTGAGT carries:
- a CDS encoding lamin tail domain-containing protein, yielding MDLGCCLSLLIGVLLLSPAVGVGAGRLVINEIMINEPGSETSLEWVELFNAGTDSLDLKDYIFIEAADTTRFAKRWLQSREFVVLARKPVSADGTASFEQQWGNGSNVWGDDSLENYLLLPAKMSLRNSNDSVTIVELPTGRAESVKWASSPPDGVSLERVNSGTDATAKNFKQCNAASHSTPGRVNSVVAKMRDWGFNEDDCEIFVPPNSETPIEIRLAIRNCGQSILERQAGTIVHDLDFDGEYSIADSVTEFEIEALLPDSELIAIISFAEKRGRHSYIIRLPDDDDNTNNEVRFECVIGAFAREMLISEIMNVSADSSGCEWIEAQNVVAYSISLKGWSLEIDGRATALDSLGEVEPKRESYCARTAFVFAQAIPVRVAG
- a CDS encoding lamin tail domain-containing protein, whose translation is MIQPATWRSLGNTQGAIALRMHLGALSDSVEYRGAIEAGRSWERDFDSTGTAFESLFYRSTAICRSTPCNDNSARPVPVAVDIAFVPGSLRLECDSVGVTTIAASFWLVNYGYRESGAAAVHVFDDADRDGVGSASEWMLDYQGEALAGGDSAEVTLSISANTGRHRIIFQLDDDEVLANNIATGEITVGPITREVVITEFLADPTGELESEWIEIRNVAAYPIDLSGWKVGDLSHQNLMEAAPILEPGEYCVIAQDKIAFTGYYGNSCQPLFCKSWSSLNNGGDCIVLRDEFGTISDSVSYSGGAGENRSLELNEAAVPGLPHWNPSRSTTGSTPCGANSVLPAPAAHDAGFVENGMTIRKDSLDAELIHFTIDVANYGYLKLERTSIDIFDDRNHNGVPDDDELLTTVETGSIESGDTTTVAFSLQIPTGRHRLISRLPDDEAVDNNMCRVEISTGTLLREIIVTEFLADPTGELESEWIEIRNVSGRTIDFRGWSCGDLATQHAVELSRTLAPDEYAILAQDSAAFASFYGDGCAIIALSSWSSLNNGGDCIVLCDEFGTISDSVSYSDGAGENRSIERNESAIEAASWYPSTSLSGATPCGANSVSAEYSGATSFVLLHRVFAPTAGEELHFAIQCPPASRFTIEVFDMVGRRQRVIADDKYFSSGESSYDGLSDFYSHLPVGAYIIKVESEDGSFSQKAGFAVAPPK